Proteins co-encoded in one Pieris napi chromosome 10, ilPieNapi1.2, whole genome shotgun sequence genomic window:
- the LOC125053226 gene encoding piggyBac transposable element-derived protein 3-like produces MICGKSGLVYDFIIYQGASTNLDKNDIARYGASASYVNALAKRIISPGHYLFYDNYFSNYLLLQDLRDRQIYAGGTIRLDRFGKPPLITDKEGAKKHRGFSDQVTNSSKDVVVLKWMDNKGVILASNFVGVGEQDEARRWNKVSKSYISIPRPELVRLYNNGVGGVDKTDHLISLYRIFIRSKKWTLRMIFHAIDLSLSNSWLEYQADCAMCKIPERDILDLLHFRQRVADSLLKMGLPLNNRKRGRPSSGSSSPISIPTFPQTRRRQVEMRPIPEVQYDTVDHLPEYDKKKEATRCKNPECKGKTHVYCLKCEIHLCFTSERNCFRIFHQKS; encoded by the coding sequence atgATTTGTGGCAAGAGTGGATTAGTATATGATTTCATCATTTATCAGGGAGCAAGTACGAACCTGGATAAAAATGATATCGCAAGATATGGAGCATCTGCTTCATATGTAAATGCACTGGCAAAGCGAATAATTAGCCCTGGACATTATTTATTCTACGATAATTACTTTTCCAATTACCTTTTGTTGCAAGACCTTAGAGATAGACAAATTTATGCTGGAGGGACAATCAGATTAGACAGGTTTGGAAAACCCCCTCTCATTACAGATAAAGAAGGAGCAAAAAAGCACCGAGGATTTTCTGACCAGGTAACCAATAGTTCGAAAGATGTGGTGGTCCTGAAGTGGATGGATAACAAAGGTGTCATCTTAGCATCCAATTTTGTTGGTGTTGGAGAGCAAGACGAAGCTCGAAGATGGAATAAAGTATCCAAGTCGTATATATCTATTCCACGCCCTGAGCTAGTAAGGTTATATAATAATGGAGTGGGAGGAGTAGATAAAACAGATCATCTAATAAGCCTGTACCGTATTTTTATTCGATCGAAAAAATGGACGCTTCGTATGATATTCCATGCCATCGATTTATCACTATCTAACAGTTGGTTGGAATATCAGGCAGACTGTGCCATGTGTAAGATACCTGAGAGAGATATTCTGGATTTACTCCATTTTCGGCAGCGCGTAGCAGATTCGCTGTTAAAAATGGGACTGCCACTAAACAACAGAAAAAGAGGACGTCCATCTTCTGGAAGTAGCAGTCCCATAAGCATTCCAACATTTCCACAAACTCGACGACGTCAAGTTGAAATGAGACCAATACCTGAAGTTCAGTACGACACTGTTGATCATCTGCCAGAATacgataaaaaaaaggaagcTACTAGATGTAAAAACCCTGAATGCAAGGGCAAAACACATGTTTATTGCCTCAAATGCGAAATCCATCTCTGTTTCACTAGTGAAAGAAATTGTTTCCGTATTTTTCACcaaaaatcttaa